A single window of Nicotiana tomentosiformis chromosome 1, ASM39032v3, whole genome shotgun sequence DNA harbors:
- the LOC104096066 gene encoding putative UDP-glucuronate:xylan alpha-glucuronosyltransferase 4: MALSKPKSFTFALIFLSLFLLYLNLTCRLRPKRRELPISLLEKTTSFRQNNLPMQHVTRLPQWFRLLQDEIKDKTLKIGLVNFNDVSFFDYVGLHGAENMETFDVKFPRVSDKIKWKDLFPEWIDEEEVSTKPTCPEIPMPVFEEYEQLDVVVAKVPCKRRVGSRDVFRLQVNLVVANLLVMISGGRWNNNKRPLYAVFIGDCGPMWEIFRCEDVLLHEENLWVYKPELKRLKQKVLMPVGSCQLARPFPEQGQEIWSKYAASAFDKTIYKPREAYVTVLHSSEAYVCGAIALAQSIIQTNSTRDLVLLADDSISSKSLLGLRSAGWKIKKIKRIRSPHAEKNAYNEWNYSKLRIWQLSEYDKVIFIDSDFVVFRNIDQFFSYPELSAAGNDGYIFNSGVMIIEPSKCKFHNLMNKRFEVGSYNGGDQGFLNEIFVWWHRWPSKLNTLKIFENSSHRDLSDDSYAVHYLGLKPWMCYEDYDCNWDKVESQIFASDSAHERWWKVYKKMPMELRQYCALTPEMDARIIKWRGRAKKAKFSNGHWRIQVKDPRRISY; the protein is encoded by the exons ATGGCATTGTCTAAGCCAAAATCCTTTACGTTTGCTCTCATATTTCTCTCCCTTTTCCTCCTCTACCTAAATCTAACTTGCAGACTAAGACCAAAACGTCGTGAACTTCCAATCTCCCTCCTAGAAAAAACAACTTCTTTTAGACAAAATAATTTGCCCATGCAACATGTCACCAGACTACCTCAATGGTTTAGACTTTTGCAAGACGAAATCAAGGACAAAACACTAAAAATCGGTCTCGTCAACTTTAACGATGTCTCGTTTTTCGACTACGTCGGATTGCATGGGGCAGAAAATATGGAGACATTCGACGTGAAATTTCCTAGAGTTTCGGATAAAATAAAGTGGAAAGACTTGTTCCCAGAATGGATTGATGAAGAGGAGGTTTCGACTAAGCCTACGTGCCCAGAAATCCCAATGCCGGTTTTCGAGGAGTACGAGCAACTGGATGTGGTGGTTGCAAAGGTTCCATGTAAAAGAAGGGTTGGTTCTAGGGATGTTTTTAGGCTTCAAGTTAACTTGGTGGTGGCTAACTTGTTGGTAATGATCAGCGGTGGCCGCTGGAATAATAATAAACGGCCGCTGTATGCGGTGTTTATCGGCGATTGTGGGCCGATGTGGGAGATTTTCCGATGTGAAGACGTGTTATTGCATGAAGAGAATTTGTGGGTTTATAAGCCTGAGCTGAAAAGGCTGAAGCAAAAAGTTCTTATGCCTGTTGGTAGTTGTCAGCTTGCTCGTCCATTTCCAGAACAAG GGCAAGAAATTTGGAGTAAGTATGCGGCATCAGCATTTGACAAAACAATTTACAAGCCAAGAGAGGCTTATGTGACAGTTCTCCATTCCTCAGAAGCTTATGTTTGTGGAGCAATAGCTTTGGCACAAAGCATCATTCAAACTAACTCTACTAGAGACCTTGTCCTCTTAGCAGATGACTCAATTTCGTCAAAATCCCTTCTTGGCCTTAGATCAGCAGGCTGGAAAatcaagaaaatcaaaagaataagAAGTCCACATGCTGAGAAAAATGCATATAACGAATGGAATTACAGCAAGCTCAGAATATGGCAACTCAGTGAATACGATAAAGTCATATTCATCGATTCAGATTTCGTAGTTTTTAGGAACATCGATCAATTTTTCTCGTATCCAGAACTATCAGCTGCTGGAAATGATGGTTACATTTTCAATTCGGGTGTTATGATCATAGAACCATCAAAATGCAAGTTCCATAATTTAATGAACAAAAGGTTTGAAGTAGGTTCATATAATGGGGGTGATCAAGGCTTTTTAAATGAAATATTTGTGTGGTGGCATAGGTGGCCTAGTAAATTAAATACTCTCAAGATTTTTGAAAATTCGAGTCATCGCGACCTTAGCGATGATTCGTATGCTGTACATTATTTGGGACTAAAGCCATGGATGTGTTACGAAGACTATGATTGTAATTGGGATAAGGTGGAATCTCAAATTTTTGCGAGTGATTCAGCACATGAGAGGTGGTGGAAAGTGTACAAGAAAATGCCTATGGAGCTTAGGCAATATTGTGCATTGACCCCAGAAATGGATGCAAGGATAATAAAGTGGAGGGGAAGAGCCAAGAAAGCTAAATTTTCAAATGGGCATTGGAGGATTCAAGTGAAAGATCCAAGAAGAATTTCctattaa
- the LOC104096067 gene encoding probable pectinesterase/pectinesterase inhibitor 25, producing the protein MSKQLLLFFFILFSLILPIFSQITPPSQSPSVACKSSLYPKLCRSLLSAFQHSPSNPNDYSKFSVKQCQKNAGKLSSLIAHFLTTQKGRALFVNSKEISALNDCHQLSELTVDYLESISAELKAADGATTSDALVGKMQTLLSAVVTNQQTCYEGLKEAGSSMVAELLAPLSNAAEIYSVSLGLVAHALGRVRKPRKTGGLLAEHRGLMEEEYWARDSRLMASKVKQASERSHQRGGRILDKLVENGVHINQTVTVSPYGGCNFTSIGEAIAFAPNNSMIEDGYFLIYAKQGYYEEYVVVPKNKKNIMLIGEGVDLTVIAGNRSVIDGWTTYNSATFAVSGERFVAINITFKNLAGPWKHQAVALRNNADLSTFYRCRFEGYQDTLYTHSLRQFYRECNIYGTVDFIFGNAAAVFQNCNLFARKPLPDQKNIFTAQGRSDPNQNTGISIQNCTIQAAPDLAQDMNLTLSFLGRPWHNYSRTVIMQSYIGDVIAPVGWLEWNGTNGLDTLYYGEFENYGPGANTTKRVEWPGYYLMNASQAMNFTVYNFTMGDTWLPSTNVPFSQGL; encoded by the exons ATGTCAAAGCAGCTGCTACTCTTCTTCTTCATCCTTTTTTCTTTAATTCTTCCAATTTTCAGCCAAATTACTCCTCCTTCACAATCACCTTCTGTCGCATGCAAATCCTCACTTTACCCAAAACTCTGCCGATCCCTTCTCTCTGCATTTCAGCACTCTCCTTCTAACCCAAATGACTACAGCAAGTTCTCTGTGAAGCAATGCCAGAAAAATGCCGGCAAATTATCCAGCTTAATCGCACATTTTCTTACAACCCAGAAAGGGAGAGCACTATTTGTGAACAGCAAAGAGATTAGTGCTTTAAATGACTGTCACCAGCTCTCTGAGCTCACAGTTGATTACTTAGAGTCCATCTCTGCCGAGCTGAAAGCAGCTGACGGTGCCACTACTTCCGATGCTTTAGTTGGAAAAATGCAGACATTGCTGAGTGCTGTGGTGACGAATCAGCAGACGTGTTATGAGGGACTGAAAGAAGCAGGCAGTAGCATGGTGGCGGAATTGTTGGCGCCGCTGAGCAACGCGGCGGAAATCTACAGCGTGTCTCTTGGGTTGGTGGCGCATGCATTGGGACGCGTAAGGAAACCCAGAAAAACTGGCGGATTGTTGGCTGAGCACAGAGGATTGATGGAGGAAGAGTACTGGGCACGAGATTCAAGATTGATGGCTTCCAAG GTTAAACAAGCATCGGAGAGGTCTCATCAAAGGGGTGGAAGGATTCTTGACAAGTTGGTAGAAAATGGTGTTCACATTAATCAAACCGTAACAGTTAGCCCTTATGGTGGCTGCAACTTTACATCAATAGGAGAAGCCATTGCATTTGCGCCTAATAACTCAATGATTGAAGATGGCTATTTTCTCATCTACGCAAAGCAAGGATACTACGAGGAGTATGTTGTCGTGCCCAAGAACAAgaaaaatattatgttgattGGAGAAGGAGTTGATCTCACTGTGATTGCTGGAAATCGAAGTGTCATAGACGGCTGGACAACCTATAATTCAGCAACCTTTG CCGTTTCAGGGGAACGGTTTGTAGCCATAAACATAACATTCAAGAACCTAGCTGGTCCTTGGAAGCACCAAGCTGTAGCTCTAAGGAACAATGCGGACCTTTCCACATTCTATAGATGTCGTTTTGAGGGCTATCAAGATACTTTGTACACGCACTCTTTAAGACAATTCTACAGAGAATGCAATATCTATGGTACAGTGGACTTCATCTTTGGCAATGCAGCTGCAGTTTTCCAAAACTGCAATCTATTTGCTAGGAAACCACTGCCAGAccagaagaatattttcacagcACAAGGCCGAAGTGATCCCAATCAGAACACTGGCATTTCTATCCAGAACTGCACCATTCAAGCTGCACCTGATTTGGCTCAGGACATGAATCTCACGTTAAGTTTTCTTGGCCGGCCATGGCACAATTACTCTAGGACTGTTATCATGCAGTCTTATATAGGAGATGTGATCGCGCCTGTTGGATGGTTAGAGTggaatggaacgaatggactcgACACCCTTTACTATGGGGAGTTTGAGAATTATGGACCAGGGGCTAATACAACAAAAAGAGTAGAATGGCCTGGTTATTACTTAATGAATGCTTCACAAGCAATGAACTTTACTGTCTATAATTTTACAATGGGAGATACTTGGTTGCCTTCTACAAATGTTCCTTTCTCTCAAGGCCTGTAG